The DNA region attttttattttaaattttttggtcAAGGAGAAGGTAAATTAGGTTAAGGGTTATTGCTTTGATTGTTGTGTTGTTGGTGGATTGTAAAATGTGTTAACATTTTTTACCCAATGGGTATGTAAAGATTTAGTTTTTGATGTTTAATGAATGTGGGTATATCTTGTCTGTAATTAATTGATTATGAATGTGAGCTAATGTAGTTTTGGTGAATTGGGTATGTTACGAATTATGATATGGTTTTTGATGCGTTGATTGAATCTAGAGTTACCTGTGTATAATTTGTTAGATTATGAAGCCTGTGTGTGTGTTCATGTTGGTATTAGAAAAGTTGGAAGAGTTTACATTGTTGTAATATGATTTTGGTTATGTTTTGATGGTTGCAGTTTTTGTGGTGTGAGGAAGACTGGTATGCCGTGTGAAAATGTCATTCAAAAGCATAGTGCGAGAACTCAAAGAGATGAGAGATGGGATTGGTAGCACGTCAAGGCGAGGAGGTTCAGGGAGCAGGCATTGGCATAGTCGGACTAAGTCGCACATTGTTCCGGATGTTACTTTAGCTCCGCTTGAACATGTTCAGCAGGGACAGTGGGCAAACCTACCGTTTGATTTGCTTGTGGACATAATCCGGAGGGTTGAAGAGAGCGAGACGACTTGGCCTGCACGTGCCGTCGTTGTTTCTTGTGCTTCAGTCTGTAAATCATGGAGGGCAGTTACTAAAGAGATTGTCAAGACTCCTGAGCAATGTGGAAGGCTTACATTTCCTATTTCATTGAAGCAGGTGATAAACTCTCcaccatttttcttttggtgcTTCTTTTCCCTTCAGGTTTTTTTGTTTCTCATGCTTTTTTTCCTTTGTGTATGTGAATAGCCGGGTCCTCGTGATTCTCCGTTTCAGTGCTTTATCAGGAGGAACAGAGAGACTTCAACATATTTATTGTACTTTGGACTGGTGCCATGTAAGTTTGTTTCAATGCTGGAGATGAGATTCTTGAGATATTATACTGTTGTCATTTACACCCAGTGATCATCGTAATTATGTTATGAAATCTGTTCTTAAATGGATTACTTGGTAttcataaatattattatagtcATAAATAGGCGAGCAGAACGAAGTTTGTTTAACTGCTGAATGAGCTCTTGAAAGTATATTTGAGAAGTTTGTTGTGTTATGAATTTACTTATACAGCGGAGAATGAGACTGATAAGCTGTTATTAGCTGCTAAAAAGATTAGAAGGGCAACAGGGACAGACTTTATCATATCTTTGGTTGCAGATGATTTTTCTCGGTCCAGCAACACATATATTGGGAAACTCAGGCAAGTTTTGTTTGATAGCAATTTTACTTGCCTTCTTTTCAATTTCTAACCTTGCCCTTTCCCTGTTTGCAACTTGATGACAAACTTCGACAGGTCAAACTTTTTGGGAACCAAGTTCACTGTATATGACAGCCAACCTCCACATGGAGCTGGAATGCAACTAAATAGTCGGTCTAGTCGGAGATTTCATTCTAAGCAGGTGTCTCCAAGAGTTCCGGCTGGTAACTATGTTGTTAGCACCATTGCCTATGAGCTGAACGTTCTCCGGACAAGAGGGCCAAGAAGAATGCAGTGCACCATGAACTCCATTCCTATCTCAGCTATCCAGGAAGGGGGCAGTGCGCCAACTCCTACATCATTTCCTCAAATCATTGATAAGCATTTTTCTCCCTCACCAGCGGCAAAAGGAAAAGGTCTAATTAGTGATTTAAACCACGCAACCCTCTCGGAGGTGCCGGTACAGAGTGAAGGCTCACTTGAGGGTCTGGTGCTGAAAAACAAGGCTCCCAGATGGCATGAGCAGCTGCAGTGCTGGTGCTTGAACTTTAAGGGTCGTGTTACAGTGGCTTCTGTTAAGAATTTTCAACTTGTGGCTGCTGTTGATCCATCTCATAATGTTTCTCCTGCGGAGCAAGAAAAGGTAATCTTGCAGTTTGGAAAGATTGGGAAAGACATATTTACCATGGATTACCGCTATCCACTCTCTGCGTTCCAAGCCTTTGCCTTATGCTTGAGCAGCTTTGATACAAAACCAGCCTGTGAATGAGACCAATCTATGTCACTTGATCATCATCTGCTGGTTTGTTTCATGTTATATATAATATGCTAGGCGCAGTTTGTCAGAATGGTGAGATGAAGCTCACACATTTTAGCTATGCAGCCATTAGTATTTTCCTGTTATGTTAGTTGTTGATTCTGGAAATTAACTTGTATTTTGTTTCATAGCCCTGCAACTAAATTAAGTTTAGTGAATTTTTCACCCTTATAATATATTGTCGCATGGCCCTCACTTATGaatctcctttttttttccacctAGTGAATTTTTAGTTGTAGATATCCCTTTCTGTTTATGATGTTTGGTGCATTACTCTTTCAACCTGTATTTCTCGTTAGTCACTAATCAATTGAATTCTGAGCTGTTCTAACGTCGGTCAAAGTGCATTCTCCTGTGTTCCTTGTTTATTTTACAGATAATTCTTAGTACAGTATGGGAGGTCGATGTGTTATAAAAAATTGTGAATATTTAATCCGAGACAAGAGAAAAATGTCGTGGGATATTCCTTTTTCACATTTCACAAGATCAATAAAATAAGATTTCTAATATGGAATTGGGATGGTAAAAGATGAGTCCATTCTACAACATTACCAAATGTTTAGGAGTCCTTGCAATCAAACCAAAAAGACATAAAATAGCAGAAATTACACTACTATCTATTTACAGTCAGGGCTCAAAACGAAGAAGTGttcaatatatatacaataagAATAAACAAATTAAAGTGTGTCCTTGGTCGTAAAGCTATTCAACTATCTTAACAAGCTCTAAATCGAAATGTTAAAAGACTAAGTTATAATCATAATAAGACCAACTatatacacaatcacacaaccTTTTGTTATTGCAGAGCAAAATTAAGCAGCGTGGAGAGGAACTCATTCTCACTTTTTGGTTTTTGATGCATGTGAAATGGATTTTGAGAACACTGCTAGTTTCTTCCGAAATGTGGAAGAACTCTTTGATGGTTTATTTTCTTCAGGGTGACTGCTGGAACCTTGAGAGGAGTTGTTGTTGGTATTTGGTTCAGAGCAATCTTCATTCTCAACACATTTAACATCTCTCAAAAGATTGAGCAGTTCCAAGGCACTTTCCTTTCCTTTATCATTTCCATTCTGGGAGATGTAAAAAAGAGGAGCAATAACATCCTCATCCATAACCAGCTTACAGTAATCCACACGTTTAGAGCATAAAGACACTAGAACAGCAAGTGCATGTTCTTGTTCCTCATTACTTCCTGTCTCAAGTATTTCAGCAACAGAAGATATGCATCCCTTAGTTTCAGCAACAGAGTTTCTACCCTCTTCAGTATCAcatatatttttcaatatttgtATGCAGTATCTCAAAACAGCTCTGTCTTTGAAAAATGGCAGCAATTTTGGGATGCACTTAAGAGATAGCATGTGGGGGAAAACTTCCCCATTGAAGGACAAGTTGTACATTATTCTAATAGCTTTTTGTTGGAACTCTTTGTTACCAGAATCGAGTATATTTAAAAGAGAAGTGAGTGAACTGGATGCTGCAAGTTTAGCTTTACTGTAGCCATGCACAGACATCTCTTCCATTATGGTAAGAACATCCCCTATCACTTCTGAATCAAGAAAACTAGCCAATGTAATGAATGTGTCTTCACTTAAATTAGTCATTCCATTTCTGCATGAAAACCAcacacaaaaagtcattttAATATCAAAAGCAGGTTTAAGCTAGCAATTTTAAGTCAGGGAGAAGCTTGGGAAGCTTGAAGAAAGCCTTGCTTGTTGCAAAACCACCAAATATGTTCCAACCATTTATAAAACATTTAAATTGGAAGAACTTTGACTATGTATCAGACAGATAAATTGAATTTATCATTGAAAAGACCATGCTCCAAAGTTATTAGCTGTGCACAAAGTCGGaaattgagaaagaggaaaagaaaccATGCCTGCAATTGTTCACAAATTCCAACAGAAGCTGAGTTCCAGCTCTCATCGCTTTTAAATCATGCAGATCATATGATTTGCTAAGAAATCTGACCAGCGGTTCAACAAAATTCTCTGGTGACACAGAAGAAAAAGCTTGACAGTTGCTTTTCAAATGATCTTTCAGATCTTCAATGACCTTGCACTGAGAATCCCATTGAAGATCATGGAGTTTAGGCAACAGCATCAAGTCTGTATCACGCATCCCCTCACGAGCTCGATGAATGTGGCTGTGAGGCTTGTCACTAGCCTTGATCGAGATCGAATTTAAGTCCTGAACGATCTTAACTCGTGAGGCATCTGAACTAAAACTACTATCCAATGATCCAATTGACATGTTACTATGATCCATTGGCAAGTTCAAATCATTGAAATAACTTCCAAAACTCTGAACGGAAGTGATTGAAGCATCCCATGGGTAAGAATCTTCTGCTTGCCTAGTTGGGTCAGGAATGGAGACTCCAATGTTGCTGCACCACTTTGATATTAGGTCCTTCATGACAACATTTGGAGTCAATGTCATATGTGTTAACATCTTATTGGTTTTTGGGCATACAACTTTACCCTCATCAAACCACTTTTTTATCCACATCCTTTCATAAGTGATTCCGGAAGCAATGATAACAGGATCATACATCAACCTTGAAGATATTGGGCATATATATTCCTCAGGAGGTGCAATACCCAACTCATTGGTATGAGTTCGGTTCTGACCATAGTTCAAACATGGCTGTGGTTCAACATGATGGCTCCGTGGAGAATCATGATTGGAACTCTTTCTTGCTGTTGGTTCTTCATGACGAGAATAGGCCGTCACCGATTGTTCTACCGCGATAGAATTCCCGTGTTTTTTCAGTAGATACAGAAGATATCTCAAGATCACCTTCTTTTTCTGGTCAGTTGGTCCAACTTTATCATACAACTTCTTGATAGATCGGCTCTCTACTACGATGGCCTTTCGGGATGTTATGTTCAGTCGTGGTGCTGCGAACTGAAGAGCTTTAACTTCGGAATCATCCACTGAGTCTGAGGTTGAAGTACCTTGCTGAAGCAACTCTCTCACAACCCTTCCAGCCTCTTCTTCAGCTGAGTCCAGAACAAATGTAGTACACTCAAGATCATCAATTATTCTAGAAACCTGCAAGTGCCAATTCAGATCATCAATTTTTGTGTATATTGTGCAGCAAAAAAGATCAAATTAACATAAGATGAGGCTAGTTAATAAGTGCTTGATTCAGGGGTATACATTTGAGGCTGGATGGTGAAGAAAGGAAATTGACTTTACTAACCTCTACAGCCAGCATAACTGGAACCATATCCTGAATCTGGATTAAGCTTTGCTCTAATAACCTTGCTACCTTTTGGCATCTTAAGAGTACTGTATCCCCTGTCACAGCCTGTAAGTAATATCAAAACCCATGAATCTATCATGCAACTAACTAGTAAAATCCATTGACAAGTAATAAGATCATGTGTTATTAGCCACTAATGTTTATTTGATTCTAAAAAGCTTGATTAAGAACAAATGGCGTTCATATTTCTTTGAGTTTTTTAGTTACTACTAATGTAAATTTGTTTGAAAATTCATGTTTCACCCTTCATCTAACAgtttaagcttttgagatagttGACTCATTTCATGATGTCAACGTCTCTATGATCAAGTggttattctaataaaaagttgaatttggTACAAGGTAGAAGGTAAGCAGCCTAGTGCGTTGTCCAAGCAAGCCAAGAGCGAATGGGTTTTGTGTGAGCGAacttgttagaaatataattgaAAACTTTTGAGATAGTTGGTTTATGACAATATTGGACAAAGTTATATAGATTGATttctcaaaacaaaaaaaactgcACATACCAGGTAGAGTTTGCTGCATTCGGAGCAATGTTGCAGAAGTAGTTTGGCTCTATCAATTGAGTTGTTGAGCAAGCATAGAGACTCTATTCCTGATGAGCATCGCGGCCGTGCCGCCTCTATGTCTGGAAATATTTTTGAGATTCTGTCCACTAATCTCACTAGTTCTATGCACAACTTACTATGTACCTGTTAACATGAATCGCGATCAATAAAATGCTTAGTTCTAATATCCTAGTGTAGTTTGACTTAGATATCCTAATTAGTATTGGAAATACAAGGTCTGAAAAGCATCCTCATTCCTCAGTTTCCTCAATAGACATAATAATgaaattcaattatatttatGCACCTGAAAGGAACGGGGATTCTGTAACTTGTCCCCTTCTTCACCACTATCAGTTCTCATCAAGGGGAGTGTCCTGTTCTGCAGCTAAAGATTAGTCAAGGAAAGAACATTAATTAAGCAAGTCAATACAAAACAAAAGAGAATGCATTACCTAAAACTATGGTGATAATAaaaagcttctttctcaacTAATTAGATTACTAATTTAATAGTATGCAACTTGTTTCCTTGCAGCTCTACCAAAGATAAGCAAGATGAACAAAAAGCAACAATTCAATGGAATTTTCATAATCTCTGTCTCTTCTCAACCGCAATTGTAGCCACAACGTAGAGGGTTTTGAAGTCCTCACTAGGGCATCACGGCCACAATTGCGGCCGCATCAACACTCATTTGTCCATAATAGCCACAACCGCAACCTATGCGGTTCACACTGAGCTGAGCTCTGTTTGAATCTAAGGGAGAAATAGAAAGTTTAAAAGTAACCATTTATAGCAAACGAAAGTGAATAAATTACCTAGAATGGTGGTGATAATTAAGAAGAAACCTCCTTCCTCTGCTTACAGAAAAAGAGTTCCAACAGAAAGAAAGTCTTTGTGTTTTGTCTTCAACCAATAAGATCACTAGCACCGATTCAACTAACTGATTTCATAGTAAGCAACTTGTTTCCTTGCAGCTCTACTCTACATGAACAAGATGAACAAAAAGCAAAGCTTCAATGAATTTTTCATAATATCTCAGTCTCTTCTTCTCTTCCGCACGTTGATTCCCTCTACCTCACGTAGTCACGTATAACAAAGTCCAATAAAACTTAGCACAAAGgatagagaaagagagaggctAAAAGGACAGGATCTCAACCGCGTAAACAACAAATCTCAGACTTGACGACAAatatggaagaaaaaaaagaagaaagaaacacCAACCAATAAAAAGGGCTAAATGATGATCTTTATTGTATAGTGAAAGCAAAGCAAGCATGATGTGAGACCATGAAAAGGATAATGATTTGTACAAATGAAACAACTACGAAAGTCTTCTCCTAAGCATGATATTAACAAAAGAGAAACAAAGACCCTTCAACGTGAGAAATTTTCCATGACTAAGTCCATGAAAGATGAAACAAAACAACATTAATATACATAATATATTGCAGCTTTTTGTTATAAAAATCAATATATGAATTATGAAATTTGCTTTTTCTAACTAAATAATTTTCTCTTTGTCTATATGCCTTTATGAGTCAGAACACAAGAACCAGGCATCATTATTGTTGGGACCTTAACCTTACATGCCTGTGATCTTTCTTGACCGTCCATCATGATGAACAAGTTGGGTCCCAGTTAGGCCATTAAGGTGGCTGTGACAACGCTGTGTTTGTCATTGACTGGGACAAGGAGCTGACGGCTCCTCCCGCAGACTCCATTGGCAGGCCGTAACTATTTGAAGTCAAAACTCAACAAAACAGGACCAACTTGTTTGGTTGGTGAAGAAAATTCTAAGAAGCTGACCTGAAATAAATTTCCCATAGCCTATTACTTAGGCATATTTCTctagtaaaaatataaattaaaaatactttTAATTATATTCAAAACAATAGACCTTACGTAACATAACTACTCATTATTATGCAAAAGCTCAAACATGACCAAAACATAAGGATAAGCACAAGGACAAAAACATCACTATATTtattgagtaatgatatatacacacttcaCTTTCTCTTACATCTCATTTTCACCCCTTCTTCTTCCTGTTTCTCTCTGCATTTTCTGTCGCATCACACATCATATCAGTTATATCTATTAATTCTCTTCTTATTTAATGAGGTGGAGGTGAAAAAGGAGTGAGTAAGTATCATTATTCATATTTATTTGGGGTCCACCTAATATGCACAACTTTTTAGTGGTGTAATTTTGCACCACTATGTTAATTGTCCATTTTATCcctgttcaaaaaattaatcccaTCAAAATTCACCCGGTAATAccaatattattttctttttataaaataattttttaacaggggtaaaatggacaattggtatagtggtgcaaggttgcaccactaaaatgtggtgcatattaggtggcACCATTTATTTGTTCAATCCATCGCTAAATAATGAATTGCGGCTTCCCCCTTAGTTTTTGACTTTTGAGCATCTATCTCCATAACTTAAATGATTAGATGACACTCGATACTTACACTTCACactgcatcaaaattaaattatttctcttttttacagggaaaaatataaattataaccCTTCAAGATTGATCTCTAAACCTCATTCTCCTAACTCATATGTCTACCAGCTTGTACCACCTGAGCTATCATTAAGGGACATTAACTACTTTTCTAATCATTATTAATTAGTTTTGTGTAATTATCTCTTAATTGTAAATTCAAATATACGAGTTTATGGTTTGTACTTTTAtatttcatttatatatatttataaattatgaaGTACAAAAAACGCAAACTAAAAAATATGACAAGGATTTAATAAATACAAGATTAATTTAACAGTGATGTAAAAATATCTTATTATGTGTGATATATTTCGAAAACTTTTTGATACTCGGAAATATAAATTGCGCCCTTTAGGAATCGATCCATGAACCTCCCTCACTCAACCCATATGTTctttaactcttaccacttgaactatcatttTCGAAAACTTAAAATGCTTGTTTTAATTGAATGAAAGatgcaattaaataaaaatattatttatttcaaacaTGAAAATCCAAAAGACAAGATGACTTAAAACGAGAAAGACACGAGATACAAAATATGGACAAATACtgaaatattttatataaaaatggtCAATTCTAAATCCTCATACTTTTCCCTGA from Lotus japonicus ecotype B-129 chromosome 2, LjGifu_v1.2 includes:
- the LOC130740716 gene encoding tubby-like F-box protein 2; protein product: MSFKSIVRELKEMRDGIGSTSRRGGSGSRHWHSRTKSHIVPDVTLAPLEHVQQGQWANLPFDLLVDIIRRVEESETTWPARAVVVSCASVCKSWRAVTKEIVKTPEQCGRLTFPISLKQPGPRDSPFQCFIRRNRETSTYLLYFGLVPSENETDKLLLAAKKIRRATGTDFIISLVADDFSRSSNTYIGKLRSNFLGTKFTVYDSQPPHGAGMQLNSRSSRRFHSKQVSPRVPAGNYVVSTIAYELNVLRTRGPRRMQCTMNSIPISAIQEGGSAPTPTSFPQIIDKHFSPSPAAKGKGLISDLNHATLSEVPVQSEGSLEGLVLKNKAPRWHEQLQCWCLNFKGRVTVASVKNFQLVAAVDPSHNVSPAEQEKVILQFGKIGKDIFTMDYRYPLSAFQAFALCLSSFDTKPACE
- the LOC130740715 gene encoding U-box domain-containing protein 5; translation: MRTDSGEEGDKLQNPRSFQVHSKLCIELVRLVDRISKIFPDIEAARPRCSSGIESLCLLNNSIDRAKLLLQHCSECSKLYLAVTGDTVLLRCQKVARLLEQSLIQIQDMVPVMLAVEVSRIIDDLECTTFVLDSAEEEAGRVVRELLQQGTSTSDSVDDSEVKALQFAAPRLNITSRKAIVVESRSIKKLYDKVGPTDQKKKVILRYLLYLLKKHGNSIAVEQSVTAYSRHEEPTARKSSNHDSPRSHHVEPQPCLNYGQNRTHTNELGIAPPEEYICPISSRLMYDPVIIASGITYERMWIKKWFDEGKVVCPKTNKMLTHMTLTPNVVMKDLISKWCSNIGVSIPDPTRQAEDSYPWDASITSVQSFGSYFNDLNLPMDHSNMSIGSLDSSFSSDASRVKIVQDLNSISIKASDKPHSHIHRAREGMRDTDLMLLPKLHDLQWDSQCKVIEDLKDHLKSNCQAFSSVSPENFVEPLVRFLSKSYDLHDLKAMRAGTQLLLEFVNNCRNGMTNLSEDTFITLASFLDSEVIGDVLTIMEEMSVHGYSKAKLAASSSLTSLLNILDSGNKEFQQKAIRIMYNLSFNGEVFPHMLSLKCIPKLLPFFKDRAVLRYCIQILKNICDTEEGRNSVAETKGCISSVAEILETGSNEEQEHALAVLVSLCSKRVDYCKLVMDEDVIAPLFYISQNGNDKGKESALELLNLLRDVKCVENEDCSEPNTNNNSSQGSSSHPEENKPSKSSSTFRKKLAVFSKSISHASKTKK